One Nocardia iowensis DNA window includes the following coding sequences:
- a CDS encoding GNAT family N-acetyltransferase, translating to MTAVKPNHTPAPVVIDLSVAALRSRLHDALAVYVAAMDYPRGTEHHRAPMWTEHTTRSGWQAVAAVVPDDSGQVDLRSAPIVAIAYGYRGAAQQWWHQQVHSGMRRSGWPEHSARELLSDYFELTELHVHPSAQGLGIGGTLLERLLRQRSERAVLLSTPEVDQEDNRAWRLYRRQGFTDVVRNFVFAGDTRPFAILGRRLPL from the coding sequence ATGACCGCCGTCAAGCCAAATCACACCCCCGCACCTGTCGTCATCGACCTCTCCGTCGCGGCACTGCGCTCCCGGCTGCACGATGCGCTGGCGGTGTATGTCGCGGCGATGGACTATCCGCGCGGCACCGAACACCATCGCGCGCCCATGTGGACCGAGCACACCACCCGCTCCGGCTGGCAGGCCGTCGCCGCGGTGGTCCCCGACGATTCGGGGCAGGTCGATCTGCGGTCCGCGCCGATCGTGGCGATCGCCTACGGCTACCGCGGCGCCGCTCAGCAGTGGTGGCACCAGCAGGTGCACAGCGGGATGCGGCGCTCCGGCTGGCCGGAACATTCCGCGCGCGAACTGCTTTCGGACTACTTCGAGCTGACCGAGCTGCATGTGCACCCGTCCGCGCAAGGGCTCGGCATCGGCGGCACGCTGCTGGAACGGCTACTGCGGCAACGGTCCGAGCGGGCGGTGCTGCTGTCCACCCCGGAGGTGGACCAGGAGGACAACCGGGCCTGGCGGCTGTATCGGCGGCAGGGATTCACCGACGTAGTGCGCAATTTCGTGTTCGCGGGTGACACCCGGCCGTTCGCCATTCTCGGACGGCGGCTGCCGCTGTGA
- a CDS encoding SAV_6107 family HEPN domain-containing protein, whose protein sequence is MSGRIEHPGQPGRAGKLLKRADGLLMQAAGELDPRERFRTAYLAALRGAGAVIALTGADNAPRARSRNAWVLMQSAAPEFVMWADYFSARSEIRAALEAGLDRDIDDHEADEFYSRVGAFLHDVEDLLTASARLRPAPGWTDGMTG, encoded by the coding sequence ATGTCTGGTCGGATCGAACATCCGGGGCAGCCCGGTCGAGCGGGCAAACTGCTGAAGCGGGCCGATGGTCTGCTGATGCAGGCGGCGGGGGAGCTGGACCCGCGGGAGCGGTTCCGCACCGCCTATCTCGCGGCGTTGCGCGGGGCCGGGGCGGTGATCGCACTCACCGGCGCCGACAACGCGCCGCGGGCTCGCTCGCGTAATGCGTGGGTGCTGATGCAGTCCGCCGCGCCCGAGTTCGTGATGTGGGCCGATTACTTCAGCGCGCGCTCGGAGATCAGGGCCGCGCTGGAGGCCGGACTCGATCGCGACATCGACGATCACGAGGCCGACGAGTTCTATTCGCGGGTAGGAGCATTCCTGCACGACGTCGAAGATCTCCTTACCGCATCGGCACGGTTGCGGCCCGCACCGGGGTGGACAGACGGCATGACCGGATAG
- a CDS encoding DUF3040 domain-containing protein: MPLSEHEQRMLEQIESALYAEDPKFASSVRGGRLRSTSSRRRLQAAALFVLGLFLLVAGIAAPVKPGGFPIISLVGFIVMFAAGVLLLVGSSKGIAKDDRSGGDATPGGPTGGTTGQRGRQRKSGGFSERMEDRFRRRFEQD; the protein is encoded by the coding sequence GTGCCACTCTCCGAGCACGAGCAGCGCATGCTCGAACAGATCGAGAGCGCGCTCTATGCTGAGGATCCGAAGTTCGCGTCGTCCGTCCGCGGCGGGCGCCTTCGCTCGACCTCGAGTCGTCGCAGACTCCAGGCCGCGGCCTTGTTCGTCCTTGGTCTGTTCCTACTCGTCGCCGGCATCGCCGCTCCAGTGAAGCCCGGCGGCTTTCCGATCATCAGCCTGGTCGGATTCATCGTCATGTTCGCCGCCGGCGTGCTGCTGCTGGTCGGCAGCTCCAAGGGCATCGCCAAGGATGACCGGTCCGGCGGCGACGCCACGCCCGGTGGTCCGACCGGTGGAACGACCGGACAACGTGGCCGCCAACGCAAGTCCGGCGGTTTCTCCGAGCGGATGGAAGACCGATTCCGGCGACGGTTCGAGCAGGATTAG
- the mraZ gene encoding division/cell wall cluster transcriptional repressor MraZ, producing the protein MFLGTYTPRLDDKGRLTLPAKFRDDLAGGLMVTKGQDHSLAVYPKEEFTALARRAAAASRSNPQARAFVRALAAGTDEQRPDAQGRIVLSAEHRRYANLQRDCVVTGSVDFLEIWDKQAWDSYLAEHEEDFSQARDESLGGIF; encoded by the coding sequence TTGTTTCTCGGTACCTACACACCTCGGCTGGACGACAAGGGGCGACTCACGTTGCCTGCGAAATTTCGAGACGATCTGGCGGGAGGGTTGATGGTCACGAAGGGTCAGGACCACAGCCTTGCCGTGTACCCCAAGGAAGAGTTCACCGCGCTCGCTCGCCGGGCCGCGGCGGCGTCTCGAAGTAACCCGCAGGCGCGCGCATTCGTCCGCGCACTAGCGGCCGGAACGGACGAACAACGTCCGGACGCACAGGGCCGGATCGTGTTGTCGGCCGAACATCGTCGTTACGCGAATCTGCAACGGGATTGCGTGGTGACCGGCTCGGTCGACTTCCTCGAGATATGGGACAAGCAGGCGTGGGACTCCTACCTCGCCGAGCACGAGGAGGACTTCTCGCAAGCGAGAGACGAGTCGCTGGGCGGAATCTTCTAG
- the rsmH gene encoding 16S rRNA (cytosine(1402)-N(4))-methyltransferase RsmH produces the protein MNREQDGPRHVPVLLGRADALLGPALTEPGAVYLDATLGLGGHAEHFLRTYPGLRLVGLDRDTAALKLAGERLAPYADRITLVHTRYDGIADALAEAGLAATGSVSGILMDLGVSSMQLDETDRGFAYSIDAPLDMRMDPTTGPTAADVLNTYSHGDLARVLKTYGEERFAGRIASEVLRRRQQKPFTTSAELVELLYAAIPAATRRTGGHPAKRTFQALRVEVNRELDSLRAALPAALDALRVGGRIVVMSYQSLEDKVVKQEFAPRAASRTPVDLPVELPGMGPEFRMLTRGAEKATEEEIAENPRAAPVRMRAAERIQEVG, from the coding sequence GTGAACCGTGAACAGGACGGCCCCCGCCATGTTCCTGTTCTGCTCGGTCGAGCCGACGCGCTCCTCGGACCCGCACTCACCGAACCCGGCGCGGTGTATCTCGACGCGACGCTCGGTCTCGGCGGACACGCCGAACACTTTCTGCGCACCTATCCCGGCCTCCGGCTCGTCGGTCTCGACCGCGACACCGCCGCGCTGAAGCTGGCCGGTGAACGGCTCGCCCCGTACGCGGACCGAATCACCCTGGTGCACACCCGATACGACGGCATCGCCGACGCGCTGGCCGAGGCCGGGCTGGCCGCCACCGGATCGGTCTCCGGCATCCTGATGGACCTCGGCGTGTCCTCGATGCAACTCGACGAGACCGACCGCGGTTTCGCCTACTCCATCGACGCCCCGCTGGACATGCGGATGGACCCGACCACCGGACCCACCGCCGCCGACGTGCTCAACACCTACAGCCACGGTGACCTGGCCCGGGTGCTGAAAACCTATGGCGAAGAACGCTTCGCCGGGCGGATCGCCTCCGAGGTGCTGCGCCGCCGCCAGCAGAAGCCGTTCACCACCAGCGCGGAGTTGGTGGAGCTGCTCTACGCGGCGATACCAGCGGCGACCCGCCGGACCGGCGGACATCCGGCCAAGCGCACCTTCCAGGCGCTGCGGGTGGAGGTCAACCGCGAGCTCGATTCGCTGCGCGCCGCGCTGCCCGCGGCGCTGGACGCGCTGCGCGTCGGCGGCCGGATCGTGGTGATGTCGTACCAGTCACTGGAGGACAAGGTGGTCAAGCAGGAGTTCGCGCCGCGCGCGGCCTCCCGCACACCCGTCGACCTACCGGTCGAATTGCCCGGCATGGGCCCGGAATTCCGGATGCTGACCCGTGGCGCGGAAAAGGCGACCGAAGAGGAGATAGCGGAAAACCCGCGGGCGGCACCCGTCAGGATGCGCGCGGCGGAGCGAATTCAGGAGGTCGGATGA
- a CDS encoding peptidoglycan D,D-transpeptidase FtsI family protein, which translates to MTQTRPAPRRRRGPGPAKAARPRSAPPKNDRPLRRRLGAGRIIMLIALGVVALQLLWIQTINAPSLSAQAASQRTTHEPDYAVRGPITDRNGKSLAFTVSAKELTFQPVPVRKRLADAKAKDDKAPDPDERLKAIAKTVHDKLGKSGPSEADLLAKLRSDETFVYLARRVDPRIAADIRAQFPEVGADTQNLREHPGGSLAANVIGATGWDGHGQIGLESSLDSVLAGTDGSHTYDRGSDGAVIPGSWRDKQDAVNGNGVELTLDSDLQYYVQQQVQQARDMSGAQNASAVVLDAKTGQVLAMANDGTFNPQQPAQTWTPATMGNPSVTDPFEPGSVNKIVTASAAIEYGLTTPDEVHQVPGSIRMAGVTVGDAWEHGVAPYTTTGIFGRSSNVGTLMLAQRVGEDRYADMLHRFGLGQRTGVGLPGESSGRVPARDQWSGGTFANLPIGQGLSMTTLQMTAMYQTIANDGVRIPPRIVRAKIAPDGTRTEEPQPDGIRVVSPQTAATLRTMFQAVVQRDPMNANQNGTGGPAAVEGYQIAGKTGTAQKTDPRCQCYSSDSYYITFAGMAPADNPRYVVGLMLDDPVRSSDGSGGQSAAPLFHNIASWALQRDRIPPSPEPVRQFVLQAG; encoded by the coding sequence GTGACGCAGACCAGGCCCGCGCCGCGCCGTCGACGCGGGCCTGGTCCCGCCAAGGCGGCCCGACCACGCTCCGCTCCGCCCAAGAACGACCGGCCACTGCGCAGACGGCTCGGCGCGGGCCGGATCATCATGCTGATCGCGCTGGGTGTCGTCGCGCTGCAATTGCTGTGGATCCAAACCATCAACGCCCCGAGCCTTTCCGCGCAGGCGGCCAGCCAGCGCACCACGCACGAGCCCGACTACGCGGTGCGCGGCCCGATCACCGACCGCAACGGTAAATCGCTCGCCTTCACGGTGTCGGCGAAAGAGCTGACCTTCCAGCCGGTTCCGGTCCGCAAGCGGCTGGCCGACGCGAAGGCCAAGGACGACAAGGCCCCCGACCCGGACGAGCGACTGAAGGCCATCGCCAAGACCGTGCACGACAAGCTCGGCAAGTCGGGCCCTTCGGAAGCGGATCTGCTGGCCAAGCTGCGCAGCGACGAGACCTTCGTGTACCTGGCGCGCAGGGTCGATCCGAGGATCGCCGCGGATATCCGCGCGCAGTTTCCTGAGGTCGGCGCCGATACCCAGAACCTGCGCGAACATCCTGGCGGATCGTTGGCGGCCAACGTGATCGGCGCCACCGGCTGGGACGGGCACGGTCAGATCGGGCTGGAATCGTCGCTCGACTCGGTGCTCGCGGGCACCGACGGCTCGCACACCTACGACCGCGGTTCGGACGGCGCGGTCATTCCGGGCAGTTGGCGCGACAAGCAGGATGCCGTGAACGGCAATGGCGTCGAGCTGACCCTGGACTCGGATCTGCAGTACTACGTGCAGCAGCAGGTACAGCAGGCCAGGGATATGTCCGGTGCGCAGAACGCCTCCGCGGTGGTGCTCGACGCCAAGACCGGTCAGGTCCTGGCCATGGCCAACGACGGCACCTTCAATCCGCAGCAGCCGGCGCAGACCTGGACCCCGGCGACGATGGGCAACCCGTCGGTCACCGACCCGTTCGAGCCCGGCTCGGTGAACAAGATCGTCACCGCGTCCGCGGCCATCGAATACGGCCTGACCACCCCCGACGAGGTGCACCAGGTTCCGGGCAGCATTCGGATGGCCGGTGTCACCGTCGGCGATGCGTGGGAACACGGCGTCGCGCCGTACACCACCACCGGCATCTTCGGCAGGTCGTCCAACGTGGGGACGCTGATGCTGGCCCAGCGGGTCGGCGAGGACCGCTACGCGGACATGCTGCACCGATTCGGGCTCGGCCAGCGCACCGGCGTCGGCTTGCCCGGCGAGAGCAGTGGGCGGGTGCCCGCGCGCGACCAGTGGTCCGGCGGCACGTTCGCGAACCTGCCCATCGGACAGGGACTTTCGATGACCACGCTGCAGATGACCGCCATGTACCAGACCATCGCCAACGACGGGGTGCGGATCCCGCCACGCATCGTCCGGGCCAAGATCGCACCGGACGGCACCCGCACCGAAGAACCGCAGCCCGACGGCATTCGGGTGGTGAGCCCGCAGACCGCGGCGACGCTGCGCACCATGTTCCAAGCGGTGGTGCAGCGTGACCCGATGAACGCCAATCAGAACGGTACCGGCGGGCCCGCCGCCGTCGAGGGTTATCAGATCGCGGGTAAGACCGGCACCGCGCAGAAGACCGACCCGCGCTGCCAGTGCTACTCCAGCGACAGCTACTACATCACCTTCGCGGGCATGGCCCCCGCCGACAACCCGCGCTACGTCGTCGGCCTCATGCTCGACGATCCGGTCCGCAGCTCCGACGGCAGCGGCGGCCAATCGGCCGCACCGCTGTTCCACAACATCGCCTCCTGGGCGTTGCAGCGCGATCGCATTCCGCCGTCGCCCGAGCCGGTCCGGCAATTCGTCCTGCAGGCCGGCTGA
- a CDS encoding UDP-N-acetylmuramoyl-L-alanyl-D-glutamate--2,6-diaminopimelate ligase: MPAQSSQHALRPARPPSTALTAVLALTGATATGPALADIHVTGIEQRSQAVRPGDLFTALPGAQAHGARFAAAAVERGAVAVFTDASGAELAGELNVPVLVRENPRAVLGELSAAIYGNPCERLRIVGITGTSGKTTTSYLVEAGLAAAGLSTALIGTIETRIGGRRVPSALTTPEAPQLHAMFALMVEQGVDAVVMEVSSHALALGRVDGVRFAVGAFTNLSQDHLDFHADFEDYFAAKRRLFEPESPVAARTSVICIDDEWGQRLADGLDAPITVCTTGAGDWQLAGPIVAHGGEQEFTAAGPDGNVAVRLRLPGRYNVANGLLAVAVCAAAGVDAAVAAPALATVDVPGRMQRVERGQDFLAIVDYAHKPAALESVIATLRGHLAADAPESPGRLAVVVGAGGDRDAGKRPLMGEVAARGADLLIITDDNPRSEDPAQIRAALRSGALDVSEAERGVVREIGDRAEAIAAAVNWARTGDVILVAGKGHEAGQEIQGVKHPFDDRDVLAAALDKRSPHHADAEDLTVS, from the coding sequence GTGCCTGCGCAGTCCAGCCAGCACGCGCTCCGGCCCGCCCGGCCTCCGTCGACCGCGCTGACCGCCGTGCTGGCGCTGACCGGCGCCACGGCGACCGGACCCGCGCTCGCGGACATCCACGTCACCGGCATCGAACAGCGATCGCAGGCGGTGCGGCCCGGTGACCTGTTCACCGCCTTGCCCGGCGCGCAGGCGCACGGCGCCCGGTTCGCCGCGGCCGCGGTCGAACGTGGCGCGGTCGCGGTGTTCACCGACGCCTCTGGGGCGGAGCTGGCCGGTGAGCTGAATGTTCCGGTGCTGGTGCGGGAGAATCCGCGCGCGGTGCTCGGGGAGCTGTCCGCCGCCATTTACGGCAACCCCTGCGAGCGGCTGCGCATCGTCGGCATCACCGGTACCTCGGGCAAGACGACCACCTCCTATCTGGTGGAGGCGGGTCTGGCCGCCGCGGGCCTGTCGACCGCGTTGATCGGCACGATCGAGACCAGAATCGGCGGCCGCCGCGTGCCGAGCGCACTGACCACCCCCGAGGCCCCGCAGCTGCACGCGATGTTCGCGCTGATGGTCGAGCAGGGGGTAGACGCGGTGGTGATGGAGGTGTCCAGCCACGCACTGGCGCTGGGCCGGGTGGACGGTGTCCGATTCGCGGTCGGCGCGTTCACCAATCTCTCGCAGGACCACCTGGACTTCCACGCGGACTTCGAGGACTACTTCGCCGCCAAGCGCAGGCTGTTCGAACCGGAGTCGCCGGTCGCCGCGCGGACCTCGGTGATCTGTATCGACGACGAGTGGGGTCAGCGGCTCGCCGACGGCCTCGACGCCCCGATCACGGTGTGCACCACCGGAGCCGGTGACTGGCAGCTGGCGGGGCCGATCGTGGCGCACGGTGGTGAGCAGGAATTCACCGCTGCCGGGCCGGATGGCAATGTCGCTGTGCGGCTGCGACTTCCGGGCCGCTACAACGTCGCCAACGGGCTGCTCGCGGTCGCCGTGTGCGCGGCCGCCGGTGTCGATGCGGCGGTCGCCGCGCCCGCCCTGGCCACCGTCGATGTCCCCGGCCGGATGCAGCGGGTGGAGCGTGGGCAGGACTTCCTCGCGATCGTCGATTACGCGCACAAGCCCGCGGCGTTGGAATCGGTGATTGCTACGCTGCGTGGACATCTCGCGGCGGACGCACCGGAATCACCCGGTCGCCTCGCCGTGGTGGTCGGCGCCGGTGGCGATCGCGACGCGGGTAAACGTCCGCTGATGGGCGAGGTGGCGGCGCGCGGCGCCGACCTGCTGATCATTACCGACGACAACCCGCGCAGCGAGGACCCGGCGCAGATCCGGGCCGCGCTGCGGTCCGGTGCGCTTGACGTGTCCGAGGCCGAGCGTGGCGTCGTACGCGAGATCGGCGATCGCGCCGAAGCCATTGCGGCGGCGGTGAATTGGGCTCGAACCGGAGACGTGATACTGGTTGCCGGCAAGGGGCACGAGGCGGGGCAGGAGATCCAGGGTGTGAAGCACCCGTTCGACGACCGCGACGTGCTCGCGGCGGCACTGGACAAGCGAAGTCCGCACCACGCGGACGCGGAGGACTTGACGGTTTCATGA
- a CDS encoding UDP-N-acetylmuramoyl-tripeptide--D-alanyl-D-alanine ligase → MIEMTLREIADVVGGTLHDVPDPEVRVTGSAEFDSRRVGSGDLFLALPGARSDGHDYAAAAVAAGAVAVLAARPVGVPAIVVTPSPGLVPSSSVALAADSDGSGAAVLAALAALARVSVERLTAAGTLTVVGVTGSSGKTSTKDLLAAVLDPLGPVVAPPGSFNNELGHPWTALRANADTRFLVLEMSARGTGHIAALAEVAPPSIGVVLNVGTAHLGEFGSREAIAKAKGELVEALPASGLAVLNADDPQVAAMASRTSARVVTVGQSDNADVRATDIRLDDQARAGFTLHTSVGSSPIHLAVHGEHQVGNALAAVAVALECGADLDTIARSLSDARAASARRMDVRTTARGVTVVNDSYNANPDSVRAALKALVTMSRAGETPRRSWAVLGEMGELGEESVVEHDRIGRLAVRLDVHRLVVVGTGRPSRAMHQGAVMEGSWGEESILVPDIGAAIALLDDEVEAGDVVLVKASKSVGLWEVAEHLIGTEPPSGRQGSTEAFE, encoded by the coding sequence ATGATCGAGATGACACTGCGGGAGATCGCGGACGTCGTCGGCGGCACGCTGCACGACGTCCCCGACCCGGAGGTCCGGGTGACCGGTTCGGCCGAATTCGATTCGCGCCGAGTCGGTTCCGGCGATCTGTTCCTGGCATTGCCGGGTGCGCGATCGGACGGCCACGACTACGCCGCCGCGGCGGTGGCGGCCGGTGCGGTCGCGGTGCTCGCGGCCCGCCCGGTGGGTGTGCCCGCCATCGTCGTCACGCCGAGCCCCGGCCTGGTGCCGTCGAGTTCGGTTGCCCTGGCGGCGGATTCGGACGGCTCCGGAGCCGCGGTGCTCGCCGCGCTCGCCGCCTTGGCCCGGGTCAGCGTCGAACGCCTCACCGCGGCGGGAACTCTCACCGTTGTCGGGGTGACCGGCTCATCCGGTAAGACCTCGACCAAGGACCTGCTCGCGGCCGTGCTGGACCCGCTCGGGCCGGTCGTCGCCCCGCCGGGCTCGTTCAACAACGAGCTCGGCCATCCCTGGACGGCGTTGCGCGCCAATGCCGACACCCGTTTCCTGGTGTTGGAGATGTCCGCGCGCGGCACCGGCCATATCGCCGCGCTCGCCGAGGTCGCGCCGCCGAGCATCGGCGTCGTGCTCAATGTCGGCACCGCCCATCTCGGTGAGTTCGGCAGCCGCGAGGCCATCGCCAAGGCCAAAGGCGAACTGGTGGAGGCGCTTCCGGCGTCCGGGCTGGCCGTGCTGAATGCCGACGACCCGCAGGTCGCCGCGATGGCGTCGCGGACATCGGCCCGCGTGGTCACCGTCGGACAATCCGACAACGCCGATGTGCGGGCCACCGATATCCGGCTCGACGACCAAGCACGCGCGGGGTTCACCCTGCACACCTCGGTTGGCAGCAGCCCGATCCACTTGGCCGTGCACGGCGAACATCAGGTCGGCAATGCGCTTGCCGCGGTGGCGGTCGCCCTCGAGTGCGGCGCGGACCTCGACACCATCGCGCGGTCGCTGTCCGACGCCCGCGCCGCCTCCGCGCGCCGGATGGATGTACGCACCACCGCGCGCGGCGTGACCGTCGTCAACGACTCTTACAACGCCAATCCGGATTCGGTCCGCGCGGCCCTGAAGGCGCTGGTCACCATGTCGCGCGCGGGCGAAACCCCGCGCCGCAGCTGGGCGGTGCTCGGCGAAATGGGCGAGCTCGGTGAAGAATCCGTGGTCGAACACGACCGGATCGGACGGCTCGCGGTGCGGCTCGACGTGCACCGGCTGGTCGTCGTCGGCACCGGAAGGCCGTCCCGGGCGATGCATCAGGGAGCGGTGATGGAAGGCTCATGGGGCGAGGAGTCGATCCTCGTGCCCGACATCGGCGCGGCCATCGCGTTGCTCGACGACGAAGTCGAGGCGGGTGATGTGGTGCTGGTCAAGGCATCGAAGTCGGTGGGCCTCTGGGAGGTCGCCGAACACTTGATCGGTACAGAGCCACCCAGCGGACGCCAGGGAAGCACGGAGGCCTTCGAGTGA
- the mraY gene encoding phospho-N-acetylmuramoyl-pentapeptide-transferase, producing MRQILFAAAIALAVSILLTPLLIKMFAKQGFGQEIRVDGPASHQAKRGTPTMGGVAIIIGMWAGYLGSHLIGIGYNADGPSASGLLVLGLATALGGVGFVDDFIKIRKQRNLGLTAAGKYLGQLTAAVVFGVLALQFRGASGLTPASRHLSYVRDISTVTMGVVVFLVFVCLVVVAWSNAVNLTDGLDGLAAGSMSLVLGGYVVITFWQYYHACETKPEAGCYNVRDPLDLALVCAAGAAACVGFLWWNAAPAKIFMGDTGSLALGGLLAGLSITTRTELLMIVIGALFVAETLSVVLQVAVYRTTRNRLFKMAPFHHHFELSKWAETTVIIRFWLLAAMASAVGLGLFYSEYLSAVG from the coding sequence GTGAGACAGATTCTTTTCGCGGCGGCGATCGCGCTGGCCGTATCGATTCTGCTGACCCCGCTGCTGATCAAGATGTTCGCCAAGCAGGGCTTCGGCCAGGAGATCCGGGTCGACGGCCCGGCCAGTCACCAGGCCAAGCGCGGCACCCCCACCATGGGTGGCGTCGCCATCATCATCGGCATGTGGGCCGGTTACCTCGGCTCGCACCTGATCGGCATCGGCTACAACGCCGACGGACCGTCGGCCTCCGGATTGCTGGTGCTCGGCCTGGCCACCGCGCTGGGCGGTGTCGGCTTCGTGGACGACTTCATCAAGATCCGCAAGCAGCGCAATCTCGGCCTGACCGCCGCGGGCAAGTACCTCGGTCAGCTCACCGCCGCTGTCGTCTTCGGCGTGCTCGCACTGCAGTTCCGTGGGGCGAGCGGGTTGACCCCGGCCAGCAGGCATCTGTCGTACGTGCGTGACATCAGCACGGTGACGATGGGTGTCGTCGTGTTCCTCGTCTTCGTCTGCCTGGTCGTGGTGGCCTGGTCCAACGCGGTGAATCTCACCGATGGCCTGGACGGTCTCGCGGCCGGATCGATGAGCCTGGTGCTCGGCGGCTACGTGGTCATCACGTTCTGGCAGTACTACCACGCCTGCGAGACCAAGCCCGAGGCCGGTTGCTACAACGTCCGCGACCCGCTCGACCTGGCGCTGGTCTGCGCGGCGGGCGCCGCCGCGTGCGTCGGTTTCCTGTGGTGGAATGCCGCGCCCGCCAAGATCTTCATGGGCGACACCGGTTCGCTGGCGTTGGGCGGCCTGCTGGCCGGACTGTCCATCACCACCCGCACCGAGCTGCTGATGATCGTGATCGGCGCGCTGTTCGTGGCCGAGACTTTGTCGGTGGTGCTGCAGGTGGCGGTGTACCGCACCACGCGCAACCGGTTGTTCAAGATGGCGCCGTTCCATCATCACTTCGAACTCAGCAAGTGGGCCGAGACTACGGTGATCATCAGGTTCTGGCTATTGGCCGCGATGGCTTCGGCCGTCGGCCTCGGCTTGTTCTACAGCGAATATCTCTCTGCGGTCGGGTGA
- the murD gene encoding UDP-N-acetylmuramoyl-L-alanine--D-glutamate ligase: MLEFLRGRDVLVAGWGVSGRSLIEPLRDIGARPVVTDGGAAALAEAAGLGLDIATCVELESADWNRFALVITSPGWRPDSPVLAAAVAEGTPVWGDVEFAWWVDQARIYGPVRKWLVITGTNGKTTTTQMTHAILRAAGIASVACGNIGLPILDALRRNPGPQVLAVELSSFQLHWAPSVRPEAGVVLNVAEDHLDWHGGLDAYAAAKARALVGRVGVVGLDDPVAASLARRSKARRTVGFRIGVPADGELGVVDGKLLDRAFTKAAILAEVGDISPPGPAGVADALAAAALTRAIDVAPQFIREGLIEHKVGPHRSAFVREVVGVDFIDDSKATNPHAARTAILAHPQVVWLAGGQLKGAQIEDLVEEVADRLVAVVLIGADAPVFAAALARHAPEVPVVELIAGDDAGMGDASRDKADAVMARAVRAAAGFASRGDTVLLAPAAASLDMFADYTHRGRSFAAAVHALEDGDVGRQL; the protein is encoded by the coding sequence ATGCTCGAATTCCTGCGTGGCCGTGACGTTCTCGTCGCGGGCTGGGGTGTGTCGGGGCGCTCGCTCATCGAGCCGCTGCGCGATATCGGCGCGCGTCCGGTGGTCACCGACGGTGGCGCCGCCGCGCTCGCCGAGGCGGCCGGACTCGGCCTGGACATCGCCACCTGCGTCGAATTGGAATCCGCCGACTGGAACCGGTTCGCGCTAGTGATCACCAGCCCGGGCTGGCGGCCGGACTCCCCGGTGCTCGCCGCGGCGGTCGCCGAGGGCACGCCGGTCTGGGGCGACGTCGAATTCGCCTGGTGGGTCGATCAAGCCAGGATCTACGGTCCGGTCCGCAAGTGGCTGGTGATAACCGGAACCAACGGCAAGACCACCACCACGCAGATGACACACGCCATCCTGCGCGCCGCGGGCATCGCCAGCGTCGCCTGCGGCAATATCGGCCTGCCGATCCTGGACGCCTTGCGGCGCAATCCGGGTCCACAGGTACTCGCCGTCGAGCTGTCCTCGTTCCAGCTGCACTGGGCGCCGTCGGTGCGCCCCGAGGCGGGCGTGGTGCTCAATGTGGCCGAGGATCACCTGGATTGGCACGGCGGACTCGACGCGTACGCCGCCGCCAAGGCGCGGGCGCTGGTCGGTCGCGTCGGCGTGGTCGGGCTCGACGATCCGGTGGCGGCCTCGCTGGCCCGTCGTTCGAAAGCCCGCCGCACCGTTGGTTTCCGGATCGGCGTGCCGGCCGATGGTGAGCTCGGCGTGGTCGACGGCAAGCTGCTCGATCGCGCGTTCACCAAGGCCGCGATCCTCGCCGAGGTCGGCGACATCAGCCCGCCCGGACCGGCCGGTGTCGCGGACGCGCTCGCCGCCGCCGCGCTGACCAGGGCGATCGACGTTGCGCCGCAGTTCATCCGGGAAGGTCTGATCGAGCACAAGGTCGGCCCGCACCGGTCCGCGTTCGTGCGCGAGGTCGTCGGCGTCGATTTCATCGATGACTCCAAAGCCACCAACCCGCACGCCGCCCGCACCGCCATCCTGGCGCACCCGCAGGTGGTCTGGCTGGCCGGCGGTCAGCTCAAGGGCGCGCAGATCGAGGACCTGGTCGAGGAGGTCGCCGACCGGCTGGTCGCGGTGGTGCTGATCGGCGCCGACGCGCCGGTGTTCGCCGCCGCGTTGGCGCGACACGCGCCCGAGGTCCCGGTGGTCGAGCTGATCGCGGGAGACGATGCAGGGATGGGTGACGCGTCGAGAGATAAGGCCGACGCCGTGATGGCGCGCGCCGTGCGAGCCGCGGCCGGGTTCGCCAGTCGAGGCGATACCGTCTTGCTCGCGCCCGCCGCGGCTTCCCTGGACATGTTCGCCGACTACACGCACCGGGGCCGCAGTTTCGCGGCGGCGGTGCACGCACTGGAAGACGGTGACGTCGGGCGGCAACTATGA